The Novipirellula artificiosorum nucleotide sequence CTCCGGTAGCGTGCTGATTTTTTCGCGGAAGTAGAACGGTGCAAAGACAATCCCCAGCAGAATCAGGCAGAAGGCAGCCATCCACTCGAAGTTGCCAATGACCAATCCGTCCTTGTAGCCCGACGAGGCAAGGCCCACGAGGTGAATCGTGGAAATGTTTGCGCAGAACAGCCCGGTTCCAATGATGGGCCACCGCAGCGACCGACCAGCAAGAAAAAACTGATCCGACGATGTGTTCTTCCGATACCCGGCCAGAATGCCAACCGCCATGATCCCTAGCAAATAGGCAACGACAATGATCGTGTCGATGACTGAAATCGAATCGTTGCCCATACCGAACTCCTTCACGACTTGGGGACTGCAGTCCTTCTGAACCGCGAAGCGCCAGTCGACTCACGACACAATCAGAGAATTTCCAGAGGGGGGTGGGCGGGAATTCATTGGCGTCTCCCGCTCGTAGGAATGGAAGGCCACCAAAAGGACTGGGACAAGATTATAGGGTCAAGCACAAAAAAAGCATCCCCACATGCAAAAAACGAACCGCCATATTTGGTGATTGGCCAAATCGTCGCCATGACTGATCGCGCCGGCCTCCGTTGTTGGAATAGCCGACGTAGAGATGTCCAGCATGCTCGACCGCGCAGGGATAAGAAGGACTCAGTTCATCCGCCAAATCGCAAAGTTCAGCACGCTCGCAAAACTGACCCAGGCCAAGTAAGGCAGCATTAGCCCACCCGCAACTTTTGATCTCCGAAAGAATGCGACCGTCGTCGCCACGATCGCCAGCCACAGGATCACGATTTCGACAAACGCCCAACCGGGCTGGTGCATCCCAAAGAAAACCCAGGACCAAGCGACGTTCAGACCGAGCTGTGCGGCGAACAGTGTCAGTGGCGTCGCCGCAGGCTTGAAGCCTTCCTGCTTCCACACCCTCCAAGCGGCGACCGCCATCATGATGAAAAGCGTGGTCCAAACCGGTCCGAAGACGTAATCCGGCGGATTCCACGATGGCGTTTCAATCGTCTTGTACCAGCTTTCGATCTCAGAAGTGGTAGCGATGGCTCCGATGCCGCCTGCGCCAAGACAGATACCGATGAAGATGGCGAGTCCAATCCAACGTGTCCTATTCTTCATGTCCCGCCCCGTATCCGTACAGCCATCGGGCCGTTTGGCCGCCGATGTTCCGTGCCGAGTGACTCGCGCCGGCTGGGATGAACAGTTCCTCGCCCGGTTGCGGGTGATGGACTTGGCCTTCGACCTCGAACTCCATCTCGCCTTCGA carries:
- a CDS encoding TspO/MBR family protein: MKNRTRWIGLAIFIGICLGAGGIGAIATTSEIESWYKTIETPSWNPPDYVFGPVWTTLFIMMAVAAWRVWKQEGFKPAATPLTLFAAQLGLNVAWSWVFFGMHQPGWAFVEIVILWLAIVATTVAFFRRSKVAGGLMLPYLAWVSFASVLNFAIWRMN
- a CDS encoding cupin domain-containing protein yields the protein MSKHKTMTDRQQIAADWAARGFSCELWTDPPGQRWEGFTHATDEVVIVLEGEMEFEVEGQVHHPQPGEELFIPAGASHSARNIGGQTARWLYGYGAGHEE